The Clostridiaceae bacterium genome contains the following window.
AAAAGCTGATGTTCAGGGATCAGTTGAAGCTATAAAACAAGCACTTGAAAAACTGACTAATGAAGAGGTAAGAATTAATATTATTCATGGTGGAGTAGGTGCGGTCAATGAATCAGACGTTACCCTTGCAAGTGTATCCAATGCAATAATTATTGGGTTTAATGTGCGGCCGGGACCTAATGTTATGGAAATTGCGGAAGATCACAAGGTTGATGTCAGGTTATACACAGTAATTTATGAGGCTATTGAAGATATAGAGAAAGCCATGAAGGGTATGCTCGAACCCACCTTTAAGGAAGTTGTCCTTGGGCATGCAGAAATAAGGCAGCTATTCAAAGCATCAGGTGTAGGAACAATAGGTGGAGCATATGTAACTGACGGAAAAATTGTAAGAAATTCAGGAGTCAGAATTGTTAGAAATGGTATAGTTGTGCATGAAGGCAAACTTGCTTCACTTAAGAGGTTTAAAGACGATGTAAGAGAAGTTGCGCAAGGTTTTGAATGTGGTTTGTCAATTGAAAGATTTAATGATATTAAAGAAGGAGATATTGTAGAATCCTATATAATGGAAGAAGTAAAAAGAGAATGAGAGGCGGTGCTGATATATGGCAAATAGGATTAGCAGAATATCTGAGGAGATAAAGAGGGAAATAAGTAATATTATCCAAAATGAGCTTAAGGATCCAAGGCTGCCTCAGATAGTTAGCATTACTTCTGTAGATACCACCAAGGATTTAAGGTATGCAAAAGTATACGTAAGTATACTGGGAAGTGAGGAAGACAAAAAGAATGCTATGGATGCATTAAAGAGTGCCGCAGGTTATATAAGGCGTGAAATTGGCCACAGGGTACAAATCAGATATACTCCTGAAATACTTTTTGAGCTTGATGATTCTATTGAACGAGGAATATACCTGAGCAAGCTTATTGATGATACAATGAAGGGAAAATGAGGGGCTGCAGTATAACATGATATTTAATAGTCTGGCTTCAGAGATCAATAAAGCTGAAAGTATTGCAATTTTACCACATATTTCAGCAGACGGAGACGGATTGGGTTCAAGCTTTGCTTTGGGACTGGCTCTTAGAAAAATGAATAAACAAATCAAAGTTTTTCTTGAAGAGCCAATTCCATTTATATATGATTTTCTCCCAGGAAAAGAATTAACAGGAATTATTACCCAAGAACCTGAAAACTGCGATATAGAATATGACCTGGCTATTGCTTTAGATACAGGAAGCCTGGACAGGCTTGGGAAGAGAGCTGCAATATTCAAAAACTCAAGAGTTACTTTGAATATTGACCATCACAGTACAAATTCTGAATTTGCCCACATAAATTATGTACGCGCAGAAGTGTCATCTGTTGGTGAGATAATATACAGGTTGCTTAATACTTTGAATGTGGATATCGACAGGGATATTGCAGCATGTCTCTATGTTTCTATTTCAACTGATACCGGAGGATTCAGATACAGCAATACAAAGCCTGAAACTCATAGAATAGCTGCAGAGCTTATAGAAAAAGATATTAATGTATCAGAAATATCCCAGAGAGTATTTGAAACTAACTCTCTGGAAAAAGTGAAACTCATGGCACATACAATAAATTCCTTGCAGCTGTTTTATGGAGGAAAAGTAGCGGTTACAGCAATTACAGATGAAATCATTAAGAGTGTTGGTGCCAAAGACGAAGATAGCGAAGGTTTAGTAAACATAGCCAGAAGTATTCAAGGCGTTGAGGTTGCTGTAATGCTAAAAGAAAATAGTGATCATACCATAAAAGTAAACTTAAGATCTAATAATTATATTGATGTGGCTGCTGTTGCCAATCACTTTTCGGGAGGAGGACATAAAAGGGCAGCGGGATGCATTATTAAAGCCAGCCTCGAGGAAGCAAAAACAATGCTTCTGGATAAGATTAAAAATGTACTGATGAGTTGATAAAATTTATGAATGGTATAATTAACGTTTTAAAACCACCCGGCATGACTTCTTTTGACGTGGTTTCATATTTACGGGGCCTATTAAAGCAAAGAAAAATAGGACACACTGGGACCCTTGACCCCGGTGCGGTGGGAGTGTTGCCTATATGTTTTGGCAGTGCTACAAAAGCAATTGATTACATAATGAACAAAAATAAGATTTACAGGGTTGAGTTGACTCTTGGAACTGAAACTGATACCCAGGATTCCTTCGGAAATGTTATTAATACATGTGAAGTAAAAGTTTCTGAACAGGATATAATAAATGTCATTAACAGCTTTAAAGGAAAGTACCTGCAGGTACCACCTATGTATTCTGCAATTAAAGTAAATGGGAAAAAATTATATGAGCTGGCCAGAAAAGGTGTGGAAATAGATAGGAATCCCAGAGAAGTTGAAATATATAAAATTGAAATTATCCGACAATCAAAGGGAAGAGTGCTTTTTGATGTGAGTTGCTCAAAAGGTACCTATATGAGGACTTTGTGTTCAGATATAGGTAAAAAGCTGGGTTGTGGAGCACATATGTCTTTTTTGGTCAGAATGGCTGTTGGAAATATGCATATCTACTCTGCATTAACTCTTGAAGATATATTATATTTTTATAAAACAAAACAATTAGACAGTAAAATTATTAAAATTGATAGCGTTCTTGAAGAGTATAAGCCTGTTATGCTCAATAGTTTTGAAGAGAGAAAGTTTAGTAATGGGGCCGCTGCAAAAATTTGCGGTAATTTTTTCAAAACAGGTGAGTTGGTAAGGGTATACAGTACTGATAATAAATTCATTGCTTTGGGGGAAATTGTAAATAGTCAGAAGGGTGTATTTGTAAAAGTAAAAAAGTTTTTTTAGCACTTTAAGTCTCGACTTTAGTAATGGGGGATTAATTAATGGAAGTAATATACGGAAGAGAAAAGCTAGCTTTGGTAAATAAACAGCAAACAGGAGTTGGACTTGGTAATTTTGACGGACTTCACATAGGCCATATGGCATTAATAAATACCTTAATTGCCGAAAGTAAGAAGAGTGGTTTGACTTCACTAGTATATACTTTTTCCAGGCATCCTGAGGATGTCATAGCAAAAGAAAATTCAACTCCTATCATAACAACTGTCCAGAAGAAATCAGAATTATTGGCAAAAACTTCCCTGGATTATTTATGTTTTGATGAATTTGATGAATGTTTTTCAAAAATGGAGCCTGAAGATTTTATTAAAAATATTATTATAGGCACTCTGAATGCTAAACTAGCTGTTGTTGGTTTTAATTACAGGTTTGGACATAAGGGCAAGGGAAATCCGGACATGCTTAGAGATATCGGAAATAAATACAATTTAAAGGTTGAAGTTATTCCTCCTATAAAAGTAAATGATGAGATTGTAAGCAGTACTTTAATAAGGACTAATATTTTTAATGGTAACATGGAAAAAGTATCTAGCCTTCTTGGACGAAATTATTCAATAAGAGGAAAAGTAGGTAAAGGAAGACATGTAGGAAGCCAGCTGGGATTTCCTACTGCTAATATCTATCCTGAAAAAACCATCGCTTTGCCCAAATATGGCGTATATATAACAGTTACCAAAATAAACGGTAAGGAGTATCAGAGTATTACCAACGTAGGTATGGCACCTACTTTCGGACTGCAGAAAAAAGTCAGCGTAGAAACCTTTATTTTTGACTTTAATGATGATGTTTACCAGAAGGAAGCAGAGATCTTCTTTCTCTCACAACTAAGAGAAGAGAGAAAATTTAACAGTGTAGAGGAATTGGTGGAACAGATTAATAAAGATATTTTAGAAGGGAAAAAATATTTTTCTTCCAAAGGTGAATATACTACTGAATAATTAAGTTCTATATAAGTATACTATATTCAAAAGGAAGGGATGGATACTTTGGAAAATAATATATCATTGATTGAATCTTTTTGTGGTATAGATGTTTACCTGATAAAAACAAATAAATTTAAAACAAATACAGTAAATATTTTTTTTCATGATGTATTAGATGAAGAAAGAGCTACGAAGAATGCACTCATTCCGGCTGTTCTCAGAAGAGGATGCCAAAAGCTGCCTACGTACCAGGATATTGCCCTTTATCTTGAAGAGTTGTATGGAACGGTTTTTGACTGTGGAGTTGCCAAAAAGGGTGAACGGCAGTTAATGCATTTCTATATGGAGTTCTTAGCTGATATTTATGCAGATTCTGATGACAGTTTATTTCAAAAAGCATTTGAAGTGATTTTTGAAATAATCACTCAGCCTGTACTCGAAAATGGCATGTTCAAAGAAGATTATCTAAAGCAGGAGAAAGAAAATCTCAGGAAATTGATTGAAAGCAGGATAAACGATAAGGTTCAGTATGCTGTTGACAGATGTTACGAGGAAATGTGCAAAGGTGAGCCTTTTAGTGTGTATGAATACGGCTCTGTGGCCCAATTAGAAGAAATAGGGAACAAGGATTTATATGATTACTATAAGACCTGCATTGAAACACTTCCTATGCAGGTATTTCTAACTGGGAATATTAGTGATGACAACATTAGGTTTGCACTGAAAAAATTAAAAAGCATAAAACGTAGAAATCTAAAGGAGTTATCACTCTTGAATATAAAAAGTGAAATACAAAAAGTCAGGGAAGTTACCGAAAAAATGGATGTAAATCAAGGCAAGCTGTCCTTAGGATTCAGAACCAATATTTTTCCTGGTGACAAGGAATATTACCCTCTTGCATTATACACCAGCATTTTAGGTGGTGGAATTCATTCTAAACTGTTTCAGAATGTAAGAGAAAAACAGAGCCTGGCTTATTACATTTTCTCACGGCAGGAAATATTCAAGGGACTATTGCTTGTTAGCTGCGGTATTGAAATTGAAAACAAAGAAAAGGCTGTTAAAATAATTATTGAACAGGTGGAAGAAATAAAAAGAGGAAATATTTCTGATTATGAATATGAATCTGCACTTAAAACTATGGAAACAGGAGTTAGATCATTGCAGGACAGCCAGATTCAGATGGTGGATTTTTTCGTAAGCCAGATTGCGGCCAATACAAAGGATAATTTTGAAACTCTTATTGAAAAACTAAGAAAAGTTACAAAACAGGATATTATAAAAGTCGCAGAAAAAGTCCAGCTTGATACTATTTATTTTTTGACAAGCAAATGAATATTTCCATAAGCAAAATAAACTTTGGAAGGCGGTTACTATGAACATTAAGGAAAAGAATTATTCCAAAATAAATGAGACCATGTATTGCTATGACCATAAAAGCGGTCTAAAGGCTTTTGTAATACAGAAAAAAGGTTATTCAAAAAAATATGCAGCTTTTGCTACGAATTACGGGTCCATAAATAATCAGTTTATTGCTCCGGGGGATAAGGAAGTAACAATTGTACCTGAAGGCATTGCTCATTTTCTTGAGCACAAGCTTTTTGAACAGAAAGATGGAAATATAATGGACAAATTCTCTGAGCTCGGTGCGAATCCTAATGCCTATACTGGATTTAATCAAACAGTTTATCTGTTTTCATGCACCAATAATTTCAGTGAGAATTTTAAACTTTTGCTGGAGTTTGTGCAAAATCCGTATATTACCGAAGAAAGCGTAGAAAAGGAAAAAGGTATAATTGCTCAGGAAATAAAGATGTACCAGGATGATCCGGGATGGAGATCTTTTTTTAACTTATTGGGAGCTTTTTATAGAGATAATCCTGTTAGGATAGATATTGCCGGAACAGTAGAAAGTATAAGCAATATAAACAGAGATATATTATATAAATGTTATAATACATTTTATCATCCATCCAATATGATGATACTTGTTGTGGGAGATGTAGATCCAGGGGAAGTATTCGAACAAGTGGAAAAAAGCATAAAAATTACGGATTATGCTCCTGAAATTATCAGAATCTTTCCCGAAAGGGAGAAAAAATTAAATAAAAACTTCATTCAGCAAAATCTCCAGGTTTCAACTCCTTTGTTCCAAATGGGATTTATGGACAACCCTGACATAACCGAGAATATTGATTATCTGAATAGGGAAGTGGCAGTGAAAATACTTTTGGAAATGATTATGGGAAAGAGTTCACAGTTATACGGAAATCTATATAATCAGGGATTAATAAATAATACGTTCGAGTTCGATTATTCATTGGAAAGGAATTATGCTTTCTCTGTTATTGGAGGAGAATCAAGCGATCCTCTGAAAGTGAAAAAGATTATTACACAGGAAATTGAAAACTTGCATAATAAGGGAATTGATGCCGGAAGTTTTGAAAGAGTAAAAAAATCCATGTATGGAAGATTTATTAGGCAGTTTAATTCAATAGAAAGAATTTCCCATGCTTTTATATCCATATATTTTAAGAATGTTAATATGTTTGACTATTTAGATGTATATGATAAAATATCATTTGAGTATGTTTCAAAGGTTTTCAAAGAACATTTTAACTTAGATAAATTTGCATTATCAGTGATAAATCCATTATCATAAAAACAGCAAGAGTACTCCCGCTTCAATAAGCAGGAGATGAATTGCTATAGCATAACTAGGGCAGGGACTACCCGATGTGAGGCTCGTGGACGCAGTAGATAACTAGGCGTATGAAGCGAGAATCTTCACCTGTTATAAGGTGGAGAAGTTCAAAAAATTAAAAGGTAGGGGATATAAATGAATATAGTAGAATTTCCAGGATTATGGGGTCTTCGTTTCTCAATAAATCCCGTTGCTTTTAATCTATTTGGCATACCTATATATTGGTATGGAATAATTATTGCCTCATCTATATTACTATCTATATTAATGGCAATGCACGACAGTAAGAAATTTGACATAGAATCTGACACAATAATTGATTTGGTTTTATATGCAGTTCCTGTGGCAATTGTAACTGCAAGATTATATTATGTTATATTTTCCTGGGATGATTTTAAAGATAATCTGATGGATATTTTCAATACCCGTCAGGGAGGACTGGCTATATACGGAGCAATAATTGGAGCTGTTATTGTTGCTTATATATTTGCTAATAAAAGGAAAATCGGAGCTTTTAAGCTTTTTGATTTTGCTTCACCTTATCTGCCTTTCGCCCAAGCAATAGGAAGATGGGGGAATTTTATAAACCAAGAAGCTTTTGGGGCGAATACCAGCTTACCCTGGGGAATGACAGGGGATATAATTAAAAGAGAATTACAGTATTTACGGGATTCAGGATTAAATGTAACTCCTTCACAACCTGTGCATCCTACTTTTTTGTATGAATCGTTATGGAATTTGGGCGTTTTCTTTATCCTTTTATGGTACAGAAAACATAAGAAACGTGAAGGTGAAATATTTTTCCTTTATATGATTTTATATGGTATAGGCAGATTCTGGATAGAAGGATTAAGACTGGATAGTCTCATGCTTGGAAATTTAAGGATATCCCAGGTCTTGGCTGCTTTATTTGCAATTGCTTTTGGAATAGCATTCCTGGTTAGAAGAAAGAAGATGGAAGAAGAAATGATTAACAATTTAGTGATCGGAGAAAGCAAATATGGTGCATTATTAAAAGAAATAAGAAATAGTGAGCAAAATGAAGATGAAATAACAGAAAATGAAGCTGCAGAAGAAGACAATATAATAGAAGATAAAAATGAAGAAGATGAAATATTAAAGGATGAAGTTGGAGAAGAAAATAATAGTATTCTTTACGATCAACAGGAAAATGTAAATGAAGAGATTTATCATGAGAATTCTGATGAAAATTCTGAAGGACGATTAGGAGAATTAACCAAGGATCATACGGAATTACCTGGCAATGTACAGGAAGATAATCTCTAAATCACCGGATAAAGAGAGTTCGAAAATGTATTTTATTGAAAAAACGAAAGACATTAATTTTATAAAACAATTTGATTATATACTTTTTGGTGCTGTACTTTCTCTTTCTATCATCGGGTTATTTGTGTTGAGCAGTGCCACAAAAAATATGCCTGATGGTGCGAGAATGATGAGAGTACAGATATTTAGTTTTGTTATTGGTTCTTTACTTGCATTAATAATCAGTGCAATTGACTACAAAGTTTTTAAGAATGTAAGTGTGTTGCTGTATCTTGGCAGCATATTTCTTCTTATCCTGGTTCTTTTTGTTGGTAAGGGTTATGAAACTGTAGGAAGTAGAAGTTGGCTGGTTATACCTGTATTTGGAAGTTTCCAACCTGCCGAATTTGCAAAAATAACTTTTGTTGTGTTTGTTTCAGTTTTTCTTGAAAGAATCAAGGATGGGCAAGGCAATAAAAAAGATATAGTGAAATTTGTAATTTATTCAGTACTGCCTACATTATTAGTAGGACTGCAGCCTGATTACGGAACTGCTTTTGTATTTGTCTTTACATTTTTCATAATGATTTTCGTATTCGGTATAAAATATAAATATATTTTTATTACCGCAGGATTGTTTTTGCTTTCCACACCATTACTCTGGTTTTATGTACTAAATGAACCCCGTAAAAATAGAATTAGAGAATTCCTGTTTCCCGGACAGGATGAACTAGGAACTAGTTTTCAATCTGAGAGGGCAAAAATGACGATAGGGTCGGGACGTATTTTTGGTAAAGGACTATATCAGGGAATACAAACCCAAAGCAATGGAGTGCCTGTAAAGGAATCTGATATGATATTTACAGTTATTGGTGAAGAGCTGGGATTTATCGGTTGTATAATTGTTGTAATTCTAGTTTTTATAATATTATTCAGGTGTTTGCATATTGCCAGAAGTGCACGTGATTATTACGGCTCATATGTAGTAGCAGGACTAACAGGCATGTTGGGATTTTATTTTATACAGAATATTGGAATGTGTTTACAGCTTATGCCTGTAACAGGTTTACCCCTTCCATTTGTAAGTCAGGGTGGAAGTGCCATGATTACGAATTTCATATTAATTGGAGTTATCTTAAGTGTATCCATGAGAAGAAAACGGGGGATGTTTTTTACTCAGCAATAAGTGAAACTAGCAAAGAAGCACGGGGACCAGAAAGAAAGGGGACGTTTCTTGAAAGCAAAGGGACGGTTCTTCTGCTTCCTTTTGGAAGCAGAAGAACCGTCCCTTTGCTTCCCTTTGCTTCGAAGAACTGTCCCTTTGCTTTTGAATATTAAAAAAAAATCCAATTACATCTTGATTATTATTCCATAATGAAATAAAATTACATTATAAGTGGTGGAAAGTGGTGGAAAGTGGTGACAAGTGTCACCGAGAGGTAAGGTAAGTATGTTATTTTGCGGTGAATACCAACATACGATAGATCAAAAAGGAAGGATTATTATTCCTTCAAGGTTTAGAGAAGGTCTTGGTGATAAGTTTATTATAACCAAAGGTCTTGATAACTGTCTGTTTGCGTATTCACAGGATGAGTGGGAAGGAATACTTTCAAAACTAAAGTCAATACCCCTGACAGATAAGGAAGGGAGAGCTTTTGTAAGATTTTTTGTAGCAGGTGCAATGGAATGTGAAATTGATAAACAGGGAAGAATACTTATACCTCAAAATTTAAGGGATTATGCAGGTCTTGGCAAAGATGCATATATCCTGGGCGCAATTAACAGAGTTGAAATCTGGGATAAAGAAAGCTGGATTGCCCATAGCAGTGATTTTAACGATAATGCTGATAAAATTGCTGAAAAAATGTCTGCATTGGGCATTTAGAATACATAGTAAGTAAGAGTAGTTGGAAACATATGAACTTTGAACATAAGCCTGTTTTATTAAAAGAATGCATTGATAATCTGGATATCAAGCAGGATGGCATTTATATTGACGGCACTATTGGTGGAGCCGGACACGCAATAGAAATATACAAAAGATTATCTGAAAAGGGTACTTTGATTGGAATTGATCAGGATCCATTTGCAATTGAAGTATCGAGGCAAAGACTTGCACAATTGGAAGGACAAGCTTCATTTATATTAGAAAACAGTAATTTTTTGTATATGAAATCAATATGCCGTAAAAACAATATTACAAATGTGGATGGTATCCTGTTGGATTTAGGTATATCTTCACATCAGGTAGATGAGGCAGAGAGAGGATTCAGTTATCAGAAAGACGCACCACTTGACATGAGAATGAACAGGCAGGGGGAATTGACAGCTGAGATTATAGTAAATGAGTTTGGCGAAGAGGAGATAAGAAATATACTTTGGGAGTACGGGGAGGAAAAATGGGCTTCAAGAATAGCTTCTTTCATTGTTGATTACAGAAAGAAGCAGAGAATTAAAACCACATTCCAGCTTGTGGACATAATAAAGGCTGCTATACCGGCCAAAGCAAGGCGAGAGGGCCCTCATCCTGCTAAACGTACTTTCCAGGCAATAAGGATTGCAGTTAACGATGAATTAAAAGTACTGGAACAGGTTATTGATGATGCCGTAGCACTGTTAAATCCAGGAGGCAGACTTTGTATAATTACTTTTCATTCACTTGAAGACAGAATAGTAAAAACACAGTTTAAAAACAGAAGTGATCCATGCAGATGTTCAAAGAAGCTACCGGTATGTGTATGCGGTGCTGTAAAAACTCTGGATGTTGTAAATAATAAACCAATTACAGCTTCGAAAGAAGAACTGGAGGATAATCCCAGAGCCAGAAGTGCGAAATTAAGAGTTGCAAAAAAGGTTTAGTGGTTTAATACTAATTTCAAATTATTTGTTTATCAGCAATTTAACATAGACAGACTGGTAAAATACCAAAGATAAAGAATAATACGCAAAAGATAAGGAAAAAGAAGAAAAACACAGAAGATAAGGTTATTATTTGCAAAGGATAAAAATTAAAACATACAAAAGAAAAAACAATAAATATACAAAAGATAAATTTTTAATTTTTAACCTCATGTGCATTCATAAATCATGTTTGAGGTGAATAAGAATGAAACATGGCTCAGAAAATTACGTTTATGGTACAGCTGTCCCCAAAATAGAATATGATGTCTATGAAGATAATAAGGTTCTTAAAGAAAAAAAGAAACAAAAGGCAAAATATAAAGTAAGGCTGAGGATAGTTTTTACCATTATTTTCGTGTTCGCAGCCAGTTTACTTTTAATGTCCAGGTATGCCTTAATAACAGAACTTAATTACCAGGTTAGTGATCTGGATAGAAAATATAACGAAATAAAAAATGAAAATTCAAGACTTAAAGTTCAAATAGAAACCGAAATGAGTCTGTCAAAAGTAAAAGAAATGGCCGAGACAAGATTAGGAATGCAAAGCCCGGACAGATACCAGAAGGTATATATAAGGGTTCCAAAGAATGATGTTACGAAGGTTGCAAAAAACTACATGGAAGAAAACGATAAAAGCAATAAATTATTTGCGTTTCTTATGAATATAGTGAATAAAATGATAGGATTAATAGACTAATGTTTATCAACATGTTTATAAATTATACAAAAATATGGAATGACATAAGACAGAGACTTTAGATAAGTGTAAATATTTTTGCACAATCTGCGGTCTTTTTTTATAAATGGACTTTGACAGGGGGGTAAATATTGGCAGGAGCAAGTATAACTACCAAGAAAAGATTATTATTTATTTTGTTATGTTACTTTCTTGTTGTGGTAGCTTTAATAGGTAGAATAGCATACATACAGATAGTTCAGGGAGACGAGCTTCAGAAAAAAGCTTTTCAACAGCAACAAATGGGAAGGACAATAAGCCCTGCCAGAGGAATAATTTATGACAGAAACGGAAGAGAATTGGCAATAAGTGCTTCAGTAGAGACTATTTCTGTCAATCCCAATGATATTGCAAAATCAGGAAAGTCTCTTGATATGATTGCTGAAGGCCTTTCAGACATATTGAATCTTAATAAGGAAGATGTACTTAAGAAACTATCAAAGAATACACAGTATGAATACATTAAAAGAAGAGTTGATAAAGAAATTGGTGATAAAGTAAGGGAATGGGCTGAGAAGGAAAATATAAAGGGAATATATATTGATGAAGATACTAAGAGGTTTTATCCCGGCAGAAACCTGGCATGCCAGGTTATAGGATTCACAGATATAGATAACCGGGGCATTGAAGGCATTGAAGCAGTAATGGAAAAATATCTGAAGGGAGTCCCCGGAAAGATATTAAGCGAAATGGATGCGGGAGGAAGAGCACTTCCTTTTAGTGTTGAGAAGCGGATAGAAGCACAGGATGGCTTAAATGTAGTTCTTACAATTGATGAAACCATTCAGTATATAGCCCAGAATATATTGGAGACTGCAATAAACGATTATAAAGTGGCAGGTGGTGGCGTAATAATTGTAATGGATCCAAGAAATGGTGATATACTGGCCATGGTATCAAAACCTGACTACGATTTAAACGATCCCTATGCTCCACCTCCTTTTGTAGATGCCACAACATGGAGGGGCTCTGCCAGTAACGATGACGTAGACATCTTAAGGCAAACTGTATGGAGAAACAAAAATGTAATGGACACTTATGAGCCAGGGTCAACCTTCAAGACAATTACTTCAGCTGCAGCTCTGGAAGAAGGTATTATAACACCTGATACTCCTGTTAATGATTTTCCTGTAAAACTTGCCGGATGGACCATCAGTTGTTGGAGGGCAAATCCCCATGGCAATGAAACATTCAGAGAAGGAGTATACAATTCATGTAACCCTGTATTCGTTAAGATAGCGCAAAGTTTAGGGATAGACAGGTTTTATTCTTATGTAAGAGCTTTTGGTTTTTTTAGTAAAACAGGAATTGAAGTTACTAAGGAGGAAATTGGTGTTGTTCATGAAAAACCTACTGAAATTGACATGGCAGTAGCCTCCTTCGGACAGAGACTTACAGTTACCCCAATTCAAATGATTACCAGCTATACCGCTATTGCTAATGGTGGTAAACTGATGAAACCAAGACTTGTAAAAGAACTTACTGATTCTGAAGGTAACATAGTAAAGAAATTTGAACCTGAGGTGGTAAGAACTGTAATATCCGAGCAGACTGCA
Protein-coding sequences here:
- a CDS encoding prolipoprotein diacylglyceryl transferase, producing MNIVEFPGLWGLRFSINPVAFNLFGIPIYWYGIIIASSILLSILMAMHDSKKFDIESDTIIDLVLYAVPVAIVTARLYYVIFSWDDFKDNLMDIFNTRQGGLAIYGAIIGAVIVAYIFANKRKIGAFKLFDFASPYLPFAQAIGRWGNFINQEAFGANTSLPWGMTGDIIKRELQYLRDSGLNVTPSQPVHPTFLYESLWNLGVFFILLWYRKHKKREGEIFFLYMILYGIGRFWIEGLRLDSLMLGNLRISQVLAALFAIAFGIAFLVRRKKMEEEMINNLVIGESKYGALLKEIRNSEQNEDEITENEAAEEDNIIEDKNEEDEILKDEVGEENNSILYDQQENVNEEIYHENSDENSEGRLGELTKDHTELPGNVQEDNL
- a CDS encoding bifunctional oligoribonuclease/PAP phosphatase NrnA; this translates as MIFNSLASEINKAESIAILPHISADGDGLGSSFALGLALRKMNKQIKVFLEEPIPFIYDFLPGKELTGIITQEPENCDIEYDLAIALDTGSLDRLGKRAAIFKNSRVTLNIDHHSTNSEFAHINYVRAEVSSVGEIIYRLLNTLNVDIDRDIAACLYVSISTDTGGFRYSNTKPETHRIAAELIEKDINVSEISQRVFETNSLEKVKLMAHTINSLQLFYGGKVAVTAITDEIIKSVGAKDEDSEGLVNIARSIQGVEVAVMLKENSDHTIKVNLRSNNYIDVAAVANHFSGGGHKRAAGCIIKASLEEAKTMLLDKIKNVLMS
- a CDS encoding insulinase family protein; the encoded protein is MDTLENNISLIESFCGIDVYLIKTNKFKTNTVNIFFHDVLDEERATKNALIPAVLRRGCQKLPTYQDIALYLEELYGTVFDCGVAKKGERQLMHFYMEFLADIYADSDDSLFQKAFEVIFEIITQPVLENGMFKEDYLKQEKENLRKLIESRINDKVQYAVDRCYEEMCKGEPFSVYEYGSVAQLEEIGNKDLYDYYKTCIETLPMQVFLTGNISDDNIRFALKKLKSIKRRNLKELSLLNIKSEIQKVREVTEKMDVNQGKLSLGFRTNIFPGDKEYYPLALYTSILGGGIHSKLFQNVREKQSLAYYIFSRQEIFKGLLLVSCGIEIENKEKAVKIIIEQVEEIKRGNISDYEYESALKTMETGVRSLQDSQIQMVDFFVSQIAANTKDNFETLIEKLRKVTKQDIIKVAEKVQLDTIYFLTSK
- a CDS encoding bifunctional riboflavin kinase/FAD synthetase; this translates as MEVIYGREKLALVNKQQTGVGLGNFDGLHIGHMALINTLIAESKKSGLTSLVYTFSRHPEDVIAKENSTPIITTVQKKSELLAKTSLDYLCFDEFDECFSKMEPEDFIKNIIIGTLNAKLAVVGFNYRFGHKGKGNPDMLRDIGNKYNLKVEVIPPIKVNDEIVSSTLIRTNIFNGNMEKVSSLLGRNYSIRGKVGKGRHVGSQLGFPTANIYPEKTIALPKYGVYITVTKINGKEYQSITNVGMAPTFGLQKKVSVETFIFDFNDDVYQKEAEIFFLSQLREERKFNSVEELVEQINKDILEGKKYFSSKGEYTTE
- the rbfA gene encoding 30S ribosome-binding factor RbfA; this translates as MANRISRISEEIKREISNIIQNELKDPRLPQIVSITSVDTTKDLRYAKVYVSILGSEEDKKNAMDALKSAAGYIRREIGHRVQIRYTPEILFELDDSIERGIYLSKLIDDTMKGK
- the truB gene encoding tRNA pseudouridine(55) synthase TruB, whose product is MNGIINVLKPPGMTSFDVVSYLRGLLKQRKIGHTGTLDPGAVGVLPICFGSATKAIDYIMNKNKIYRVELTLGTETDTQDSFGNVINTCEVKVSEQDIINVINSFKGKYLQVPPMYSAIKVNGKKLYELARKGVEIDRNPREVEIYKIEIIRQSKGRVLFDVSCSKGTYMRTLCSDIGKKLGCGAHMSFLVRMAVGNMHIYSALTLEDILYFYKTKQLDSKIIKIDSVLEEYKPVMLNSFEERKFSNGAAAKICGNFFKTGELVRVYSTDNKFIALGEIVNSQKGVFVKVKKFF
- a CDS encoding insulinase family protein, translated to MNIKEKNYSKINETMYCYDHKSGLKAFVIQKKGYSKKYAAFATNYGSINNQFIAPGDKEVTIVPEGIAHFLEHKLFEQKDGNIMDKFSELGANPNAYTGFNQTVYLFSCTNNFSENFKLLLEFVQNPYITEESVEKEKGIIAQEIKMYQDDPGWRSFFNLLGAFYRDNPVRIDIAGTVESISNINRDILYKCYNTFYHPSNMMILVVGDVDPGEVFEQVEKSIKITDYAPEIIRIFPEREKKLNKNFIQQNLQVSTPLFQMGFMDNPDITENIDYLNREVAVKILLEMIMGKSSQLYGNLYNQGLINNTFEFDYSLERNYAFSVIGGESSDPLKVKKIITQEIENLHNKGIDAGSFERVKKSMYGRFIRQFNSIERISHAFISIYFKNVNMFDYLDVYDKISFEYVSKVFKEHFNLDKFALSVINPLS